In Pseudomonas saudiphocaensis, one DNA window encodes the following:
- a CDS encoding cation:proton antiporter, with protein sequence MLDLAAAFIALTTFFSFLNYRFVHLPPTIGVMASAMVLSLVVHGVAALGYPVLEAEVQELIRQIDFSDVLMTWFLPALLFAGALHVNLNDLHSYRWHIGLLATAGVLLSTFVAAGLAYSIFQAFGWHVHFIYCLLFGALISPTDPIAVMGILKSSGAPKPLQTTIVGESLFNDGTAVVLFSILLGVLTLGEVPTAGEVGMLFLKEAVGGVVFGLVLGFAGFFLMRQVDEHQPTIMLTLALVLGGSALATRLHVSAPIVMVVAGLVIGNQGRRTAMSGHTRRYVDGFWEVIDEILNALLFALIGLELLVLPLGWLQFLAALALGLAVLLSRFVTVAAIINMLRRIRGRDRRTGAGVVRILTWGGLRGGVSVALALSLPLGEERDLLLSLTYIVVLVSILVQGLSVGRVVRAFYGSDSKPEQPAH encoded by the coding sequence ATGCTGGATCTGGCGGCCGCGTTTATCGCACTGACCACTTTCTTCTCCTTTCTCAACTACCGCTTCGTCCATTTGCCGCCGACGATCGGTGTGATGGCTTCGGCCATGGTGCTGTCCCTGGTCGTCCATGGCGTCGCCGCGCTGGGCTACCCGGTACTGGAAGCCGAAGTGCAGGAGCTGATCCGGCAGATTGATTTCTCCGATGTGCTGATGACCTGGTTTCTGCCAGCGTTGCTGTTCGCAGGTGCCCTGCACGTCAATCTCAACGACTTGCACAGCTATCGCTGGCATATCGGCCTGCTGGCCACTGCCGGGGTGCTGCTGTCCACCTTCGTTGCGGCCGGGCTGGCCTACAGCATTTTCCAGGCCTTCGGCTGGCATGTGCATTTCATCTATTGCCTGCTGTTTGGCGCGCTGATTTCGCCTACCGATCCCATCGCGGTAATGGGCATTCTCAAAAGCAGCGGGGCGCCCAAGCCGCTGCAGACCACCATCGTCGGCGAGTCGCTGTTCAACGATGGCACCGCGGTGGTGCTGTTCAGCATCCTGCTCGGCGTGCTGACCCTGGGCGAGGTACCGACGGCAGGGGAAGTCGGCATGCTGTTTCTCAAGGAGGCCGTCGGCGGTGTGGTCTTCGGCCTGGTGCTGGGCTTTGCCGGCTTCTTTTTGATGCGCCAGGTAGATGAACACCAGCCGACCATCATGCTGACTCTGGCGCTGGTCCTGGGCGGCTCAGCCCTGGCCACGCGCCTGCACGTCTCGGCGCCCATCGTCATGGTGGTGGCCGGTCTGGTCATCGGTAACCAGGGGCGGCGTACGGCAATGAGTGGTCATACGCGCCGATACGTGGACGGCTTCTGGGAAGTGATTGACGAGATCCTCAACGCCTTGCTGTTCGCGCTGATTGGCCTAGAGCTGTTGGTGCTGCCGCTGGGTTGGCTGCAGTTTCTCGCCGCGTTGGCCCTGGGCCTGGCAGTGCTGCTGTCGCGCTTCGTCACAGTGGCGGCGATCATCAACATGCTGCGCCGGATACGTGGGCGCGACCGCCGCACGGGGGCTGGCGTGGTGCGTATCCTCACTTGGGGTGGACTGCGCGGCGGGGTCTCGGTGGCGCTGGCGCTATCGTTGCCGCTGGGTGAGGAGCGCGACTTGCTGCTGAGCCTGACCTATATCGTGGTGCTGGTCTCGATTCTGGTACAGGGGCTGAGCGTAGGCCGGGTGGTGCGTGCCTTCTATGGGAGCGATTCCAAGCCGGAACAGCCTGCGCATTGA
- a CDS encoding DUF192 domain-containing protein, with protein MRSLIWAALALFATCATAAETFALRLNGHRLQVEYASTPAQRERGLMGRTELEEEAGMLFRFDDFRRHCLWMKNTPLPLSAAFLDEQGRIVDLLDLEPLSEAIRCSRKPARYALEVNQGWFERQGISQGTAVLGIPQR; from the coding sequence ATGCGTAGTTTGATCTGGGCAGCGTTGGCGCTGTTCGCTACTTGCGCAACGGCGGCCGAGACGTTCGCGCTGCGGCTGAATGGGCACCGGCTCCAGGTCGAATACGCCAGCACGCCGGCTCAGCGCGAACGTGGCCTGATGGGACGCACCGAGCTGGAGGAGGAGGCCGGAATGCTGTTTCGCTTTGACGATTTCCGCCGCCATTGCCTGTGGATGAAAAACACGCCGCTGCCGTTGTCCGCGGCCTTTCTCGATGAGCAGGGACGCATCGTCGACCTACTGGACCTTGAGCCGCTGAGCGAAGCGATCCGCTGCTCGCGCAAACCGGCGCGCTATGCGCTGGAGGTCAACCAGGGTTGGTTCGAGCGCCAGGGGATTAGCCAAGGGACTGCGGTGCTGGGAATTCCTCAGCGATAA
- a CDS encoding Lrp/AsnC family transcriptional regulator: MQTPLSSIDRKILLLLQHNADLSAAEIAEKVELSQSPCWRRINRMQEEGLIERKVALLNPKKLGLNMTVFVNIKLSAHGRSNLDEFERAVVGYPEVLECHTMAGESDYLLKVVARDIDAYERFLRDQLLQQPHVQEAHSHIAMSEVKRTTELPLD, translated from the coding sequence ATGCAGACACCACTGAGCAGCATCGATCGCAAGATTCTTCTGCTGTTGCAGCACAACGCCGATCTGTCCGCCGCGGAAATCGCCGAGAAGGTGGAATTGTCGCAATCGCCATGCTGGCGGCGGATCAACCGCATGCAGGAAGAGGGGCTGATCGAACGCAAGGTCGCCCTCCTCAACCCCAAGAAGCTCGGGCTGAACATGACGGTATTCGTCAATATCAAGCTTTCGGCCCACGGCCGCAGCAACCTGGACGAGTTCGAACGGGCAGTGGTGGGCTACCCCGAGGTGTTGGAGTGCCACACCATGGCCGGCGAATCGGATTACCTGCTCAAGGTGGTGGCCAGGGATATCGATGCCTATGAGCGCTTTCTACGCGACCAGTTGCTGCAGCAGCCCCATGTGCAGGAGGCGCACTCGCATATCGCCATGAGTGAGGTCAAGCGGACGACCGAATTGCCGCTGGATTGA
- a CDS encoding indolepyruvate ferredoxin oxidoreductase family protein: MTLAEIRLDDKYRLATGHLYLTGTQALTRLPMLQHQRDQARGLNTGGFISGYRGSPLGGLDKSLWDARDYLKQHAIHFQPGLNEELAATAVWGSQQANLFPGAKYDGVFAMWYGKGPGVDRAGDVFKHGNAAGVAPHGGVLLLAGDDHGCKSSTLPHQSEHAFIAASIPVLNPANVQEILDYGIIGWELSRYSGCWVALKTIAENVDSSAVVEVDPLRVQTCIPLDFELPEDGVHIRWPDPPLVQEKRLNLFKIYAARAFARANNLNRVMLDSPNPRLGIITTGKSYLDVRQALDDLGLDEALCAAVGLRVLKVGMSWPLEPVSVHEFARGLDEILVVEEKRSIIEDQLTGQLYNWPVDKRPRVVGEFDEQGRSLLPNLSELTPAMIARVIAKRLAPIYTSESILTRLAFLDAKEKALAARSYSTVRTPHYCSGCPHNTSTKVPEGSRASAGIGCHYMVQWMDRRTETFTQMGGEGVNWIGQAPFTDTPHMFQNLGDGTYFHSGSLAVRAAVAAGVNITFKILYNDAVAMTGGQPIDGELRVDQLSRQVHDEGVQRIAIVSDEPDKYPSRDSFAPNASFHHRRELDAVQRELRECKGVSVIIYDQTCATEKRRRRKRGKLEDPAKRVFINPAVCEGCGDCGEKSNCLSVLPLETELGRKREIDQNACNKDYSCVEGFCPSFVTVHGGQLRKPEAVAGGIEAAELPEPQHPSLERPWNVLIPGVGGSGVTTLGALIGMAAHLEGKGCTVLDQAGLAQKFGPVTTHVRIAARQSDIYAVRIAAGEADLLLGCDLIVAAGDEALTRLNDRISNAVVNSFEGATAEFTRNPDAHVPGAAMRQAIADAVGAEKTHFVDATRLATRLMGDSIATNLFLLGFAYQQGLVPVSAEAIEKAIELNDMATELNRQAFRWGRRAVLEPESVERLARPQETEEPICRSLEEIVDWRVDFLTQYQGKALARRYRRLVERVREADTADDLALSKAAARYYFKLLAYKDEYEVARLYSEPEFRQQLEAQFEGDYRLQFHLAPAWLAKRDRVTGEPRKREFGPWMLDVFGVLAKFRFLRGTPLDPFGYGHDRRVERQLITEYEKTLDELLARLKPTNYRTAVAIAALPEQIRGYGPVKERSITKARQQEKLLRERFDKGDEVQSVRLFQPAA; the protein is encoded by the coding sequence ATGACTCTGGCCGAGATCCGTCTGGACGACAAATACCGGCTCGCTACCGGTCACCTGTACCTCACCGGCACCCAGGCGCTGACCCGCCTGCCGATGCTGCAGCATCAGCGCGATCAGGCGCGCGGGCTGAACACCGGCGGCTTCATTTCCGGCTACCGCGGCTCGCCCCTGGGCGGGCTGGACAAGAGTCTCTGGGACGCCCGTGATTACCTCAAGCAGCACGCCATCCATTTCCAGCCAGGCCTGAATGAGGAACTGGCCGCCACCGCCGTGTGGGGCAGTCAGCAGGCCAACCTGTTTCCCGGCGCAAAATACGACGGCGTGTTTGCCATGTGGTACGGCAAGGGGCCAGGCGTGGACCGCGCCGGTGACGTGTTCAAGCACGGCAATGCGGCCGGCGTCGCGCCCCATGGCGGCGTGCTGCTGCTGGCCGGTGATGACCACGGCTGCAAGTCCTCGACGCTGCCGCACCAGAGCGAGCATGCCTTTATTGCCGCTTCGATCCCGGTGCTGAACCCTGCCAACGTCCAGGAGATCCTCGACTACGGCATCATCGGCTGGGAGCTGTCGCGCTATTCCGGTTGCTGGGTGGCGCTCAAGACCATCGCCGAAAACGTCGATTCCTCTGCCGTGGTGGAGGTCGACCCGCTGCGCGTGCAGACCTGCATTCCGCTGGATTTCGAGCTGCCCGAGGATGGCGTGCACATCCGTTGGCCGGACCCGCCGCTGGTGCAGGAAAAGCGCCTCAACCTCTTCAAGATCTACGCCGCCCGCGCCTTCGCTCGGGCCAACAACCTCAACCGGGTAATGCTGGATTCACCCAACCCGCGCCTGGGTATCATCACCACTGGCAAGTCCTATCTCGACGTGCGCCAGGCGCTGGACGACCTGGGCCTGGACGAAGCCCTGTGTGCCGCCGTGGGCCTGCGGGTGCTAAAGGTCGGTATGAGCTGGCCGCTGGAGCCGGTCTCGGTACACGAGTTCGCCCGTGGCCTGGACGAGATCCTGGTGGTCGAGGAAAAGCGCAGCATCATCGAGGACCAGCTCACCGGGCAGCTCTACAACTGGCCGGTGGACAAGCGCCCGCGGGTGGTCGGCGAGTTTGACGAGCAGGGCCGTTCGCTGCTGCCCAACCTCAGCGAACTGACCCCGGCGATGATCGCCCGGGTGATCGCCAAACGCCTCGCGCCGATCTACACCAGCGAGAGCATCCTGACCCGCCTGGCCTTTCTCGACGCCAAGGAGAAGGCCCTGGCCGCGCGCAGCTACAGCACCGTGCGTACCCCGCACTACTGCTCCGGCTGTCCGCACAACACCTCCACCAAGGTGCCCGAGGGCAGCCGCGCCTCGGCCGGCATCGGTTGCCACTACATGGTGCAGTGGATGGATCGTCGTACCGAGACCTTCACCCAGATGGGCGGCGAGGGCGTCAACTGGATCGGCCAGGCGCCGTTCACCGACACCCCGCACATGTTCCAGAACCTCGGCGACGGCACCTATTTCCATTCCGGCAGCCTGGCGGTGCGCGCGGCGGTGGCGGCGGGGGTCAACATCACTTTCAAGATCCTCTACAACGATGCGGTGGCCATGACCGGCGGCCAGCCCATCGACGGCGAACTGCGCGTCGACCAGCTCAGCCGCCAGGTGCATGACGAGGGCGTCCAGCGCATCGCCATCGTCAGCGACGAGCCGGACAAGTACCCCAGCCGCGACAGCTTCGCGCCGAACGCCAGCTTTCATCACCGCCGCGAGCTGGACGCCGTGCAGCGCGAGCTGCGGGAGTGCAAGGGCGTCTCGGTGATCATCTACGACCAGACCTGCGCCACCGAGAAGCGCCGGCGGCGCAAGCGCGGCAAGCTCGAGGACCCGGCCAAGCGCGTGTTCATCAACCCCGCCGTGTGCGAGGGTTGCGGCGACTGTGGCGAGAAATCCAACTGCCTGTCGGTGCTGCCGCTGGAGACCGAGCTGGGACGCAAGCGCGAGATCGACCAGAACGCCTGTAACAAGGACTACTCCTGCGTCGAGGGCTTCTGTCCGAGCTTCGTCACCGTGCACGGCGGCCAGCTGCGCAAGCCCGAGGCGGTGGCCGGCGGCATCGAGGCGGCCGAGTTGCCCGAGCCACAACATCCCTCGCTGGAACGACCGTGGAACGTGCTGATCCCCGGCGTCGGCGGCAGCGGCGTGACCACCCTCGGTGCGTTGATCGGCATGGCCGCGCACCTGGAGGGCAAGGGTTGCACGGTGCTCGACCAGGCGGGCCTGGCGCAGAAGTTCGGCCCGGTGACCACCCATGTGCGGATCGCCGCCAGGCAGAGCGATATCTACGCCGTGCGCATCGCCGCCGGCGAAGCCGACCTGCTGCTGGGCTGCGATCTGATCGTCGCGGCCGGTGACGAGGCGCTGACCCGCCTGAACGACAGGATCAGCAACGCCGTGGTGAACAGCTTCGAGGGAGCCACCGCCGAATTCACCCGCAATCCCGACGCCCACGTCCCGGGTGCGGCCATGCGCCAGGCGATCGCCGATGCGGTGGGTGCGGAAAAGACCCACTTCGTCGACGCTACCCGGCTGGCCACGCGGCTGATGGGCGACAGCATCGCCACCAACCTTTTCCTGCTCGGCTTCGCCTACCAGCAGGGGCTGGTGCCGGTATCCGCCGAGGCCATCGAGAAGGCCATCGAGCTGAACGACATGGCCACCGAACTCAACCGCCAGGCGTTTCGCTGGGGGCGCCGCGCGGTGCTGGAGCCTGAGAGCGTGGAGCGGCTGGCGCGTCCCCAGGAGACAGAGGAGCCGATCTGCAGAAGCCTCGAAGAGATCGTCGATTGGCGCGTCGACTTTCTTACCCAGTATCAGGGCAAAGCGCTGGCCCGGCGTTATCGCCGGCTGGTGGAGCGGGTGCGGGAGGCCGACACGGCCGATGACCTGGCACTCTCCAAGGCGGCGGCACGCTACTACTTCAAGCTGCTGGCCTACAAAGACGAGTACGAAGTGGCGCGGTTGTACAGTGAGCCCGAGTTCCGCCAGCAACTTGAGGCTCAGTTCGAAGGTGACTACCGGTTGCAATTCCACCTGGCGCCGGCCTGGCTGGCCAAGCGTGATCGGGTGACCGGCGAGCCGCGCAAGCGCGAGTTCGGCCCTTGGATGCTCGATGTCTTCGGCGTGCTGGCGAAATTTCGCTTCCTGCGCGGGACACCGCTGGACCCTTTCGGGTACGGTCACGATCGCCGGGTAGAACGGCAACTGATCACCGAGTACGAGAAAACCCTGGACGAGCTGCTGGCCCGTCTCAAACCGACCAACTACCGCACTGCCGTGGCAATCGCCGCGCTGCCGGAACAGATTCGCGGCTACGGCCCGGTGAAGGAGCGCAGCATTACCAAGGCGCGGCAGCAGGAGAAGCTGCTCCGCGAGCGTTTCGACAAGGGTGATGAGGTGCAGAGTGTGCGGCTCTTCCAGCCGGCGGCATAA
- a CDS encoding Glu/Leu/Phe/Val dehydrogenase dimerization domain-containing protein — protein MSVFAHPDFDQHEQVVYCHDQASGLKAIIAIHNTRLGPALGGCRMFPYATENDALRDVLRLSRGMTLKSSLAGLPLGGGKAVIIGDPHTGKSPALLQAMGDFVESLGGRYITAADLGTGDAEMQAFAQRTKHVVGASPRATLDGSITSGDPSPSTALGVFVGLQEAVRQRLGRNDLAGLKVALQGVGHVGMGLARRLKAAGAELWVCDIFDANVQRAMDELDVHVVRPQDIYGLDVDVFAPCAMGGILNEQTLEVLRAPVIAGAANNQLATPEIGEMLRQRNQLWAPDYAINAGGIIDVYYQSSGGSAAQIDSHVRGISDTLREIFSRASASDEPTSVIADRLALERIEASGQPEALRLHA, from the coding sequence ATGTCCGTATTCGCGCACCCCGACTTCGACCAGCACGAGCAGGTGGTCTACTGCCATGACCAGGCGTCGGGGCTCAAGGCCATCATCGCCATCCACAATACGCGGCTCGGTCCGGCCTTGGGCGGTTGCAGGATGTTCCCCTATGCCACGGAGAACGATGCCCTGCGCGATGTGCTGCGGCTGTCACGCGGGATGACGCTCAAGTCTTCCCTGGCCGGCCTGCCGTTGGGTGGCGGCAAGGCGGTGATCATCGGTGATCCGCACACCGGCAAAAGCCCGGCACTGCTCCAGGCCATGGGCGACTTCGTCGAAAGCCTGGGCGGGCGCTATATCACCGCCGCCGACCTGGGCACCGGCGATGCTGAAATGCAGGCTTTCGCTCAGCGCACCAAGCATGTGGTCGGTGCCTCGCCGCGTGCCACGCTCGACGGCAGCATCACCAGTGGCGACCCTTCGCCGTCGACGGCGCTGGGAGTTTTCGTTGGTCTGCAGGAGGCGGTACGCCAGCGACTCGGGCGTAATGACCTTGCCGGCCTGAAGGTCGCGCTGCAGGGCGTGGGCCATGTCGGCATGGGTCTGGCGCGCCGGCTCAAGGCGGCCGGAGCCGAGCTGTGGGTCTGCGATATCTTCGATGCCAATGTGCAGCGCGCCATGGACGAACTGGATGTGCATGTGGTGCGACCGCAGGATATCTACGGGCTCGACGTGGACGTATTCGCACCCTGCGCCATGGGCGGCATTCTCAATGAGCAGACCCTGGAAGTGCTGCGTGCGCCGGTTATCGCGGGCGCTGCCAACAACCAGCTGGCCACCCCGGAAATCGGCGAGATGCTGCGCCAGCGCAACCAGCTCTGGGCACCCGATTACGCCATCAATGCGGGCGGCATCATCGATGTCTACTACCAGAGCAGCGGTGGCAGCGCCGCGCAGATCGACAGCCATGTACGCGGCATCAGCGACACGCTGCGGGAAATCTTCTCCCGCGCCAGTGCCAGTGACGAGCCGACCTCGGTGATTGCCGACCGCCTGGCTCTGGAACGGATTGAGGCAAGCGGCCAGCCGGAGGCACTGCGTCTGCACGCCTAA
- the hppD gene encoding 4-hydroxyphenylpyruvate dioxygenase, whose translation MNAVTKIEQHNPIGTDGFEFVEFTAPNAEGIAQLRTLFTQMGFTETAKHRSKEVWLFQQHDINIVLNGSPTGHVREFGEKHGPSACAMAFRVKNAAQAAAYVESQGAKLVGSHANFGELNIPCVEGIGGSLLYLVDRYGDKTIYDVDFEYIEGRSPNDNAVGLMCIDHLTHNVRRGQMDVWSGFYERIANFREIRYFDIEGKLTGLFSRAMTAPCGKIRIPINESADDKSQIEEFIREYHGEGIQHIALSTDDIYETVRRLRANGVEFMTTPDTYYEKVDSRVAGHGEPTELLRELNLLIDGAPGDDGILLQIFTNTVIGPIFFEIIQRKGNQGFGEGNFKALFESIEEDQLRRGVIKADE comes from the coding sequence ATGAACGCCGTGACCAAGATTGAGCAGCACAACCCCATCGGCACCGACGGCTTCGAGTTTGTCGAGTTCACCGCGCCAAACGCCGAAGGTATCGCGCAGTTGCGCACACTGTTCACCCAGATGGGCTTTACCGAAACCGCCAAGCATCGCTCCAAGGAGGTCTGGCTGTTCCAGCAGCACGACATCAATATCGTGCTCAACGGCAGCCCCACCGGGCACGTGCGCGAGTTTGGCGAGAAGCACGGGCCGAGCGCCTGCGCCATGGCCTTCCGCGTGAAGAACGCCGCCCAGGCCGCTGCCTACGTCGAATCCCAGGGTGCCAAGCTGGTGGGCAGCCACGCCAACTTCGGCGAGCTGAACATCCCTTGTGTCGAGGGCATCGGCGGCTCCTTGCTGTACCTCGTCGATCGTTATGGCGACAAGACGATCTATGACGTCGACTTCGAATACATCGAAGGCCGCTCGCCCAACGACAACGCCGTGGGCCTGATGTGCATCGACCACCTGACCCACAACGTGCGTCGCGGGCAGATGGACGTCTGGTCCGGCTTCTACGAGCGCATCGCCAACTTCCGCGAGATTCGCTACTTCGATATCGAGGGCAAGCTCACCGGTCTGTTCTCCCGCGCCATGACCGCGCCTTGCGGCAAGATCCGCATCCCGATCAACGAGTCGGCGGACGACAAATCGCAGATCGAGGAATTCATCCGCGAATACCACGGCGAGGGCATCCAGCACATCGCGCTGAGCACCGACGATATCTACGAGACCGTCCGGCGCCTGCGTGCCAACGGCGTGGAGTTCATGACAACCCCGGATACCTACTACGAGAAGGTCGATAGCCGCGTCGCCGGTCATGGCGAACCTACCGAGCTGCTGCGCGAGTTGAACCTGCTGATCGACGGCGCGCCAGGGGATGACGGCATCCTCCTGCAGATTTTCACCAACACGGTGATCGGCCCGATCTTCTTCGAAATCATCCAGCGCAAGGGCAACCAGGGCTTTGGCGAGGGCAATTTCAAGGCCCTGTTCGAGTCCATCGAGGAAGACCAGCTGCGCCGCGGCGTGATCAAGGCGGACGAGTAA
- a CDS encoding homogentisate 1,2-dioxygenase, whose product MSRKWISFPIREGDCSRQAHCDFPQGTFEREMGREGFFGPASHLHHKHPPTGWVDWEGPLRPHAFNFNHIPSEGDCPLQAPLALHNADIKLRLWKTNGAMRHLVRNSDGDDLLFIHEGAGHFYCDFGHLEFRDGDYLMVPRGTAWRIEASEPVFMLLIENTDGAYQLPEKGLVGPHAIFDPAVLDHPRLDDAFRAQQDETPWQIRIKRRNQITTVTYPYNPLDVVGWHGDNTVVRLNWRDIRPLVSHRYHLPPSAHTTFVANGFVVCTFTPRPVETDPGALKVPFFHNNDDYDEVLFYHRGNFFSRDNIEQGMVTFHPCGFPHGPHPKALKKASTDPATFADEVAVMIDTRRALEVGEAAAAVDVPEYVNSWRAPGKES is encoded by the coding sequence ATGAGCCGCAAATGGATCAGTTTCCCCATCCGCGAAGGGGACTGCTCGCGTCAGGCGCACTGCGATTTCCCGCAGGGAACCTTCGAGCGCGAGATGGGCCGCGAAGGCTTCTTCGGCCCCGCTTCGCACCTGCATCACAAGCATCCGCCGACTGGCTGGGTCGACTGGGAAGGCCCGCTGCGCCCGCATGCCTTCAACTTCAACCACATCCCCAGCGAGGGCGACTGCCCATTGCAGGCGCCGCTGGCGCTGCACAATGCCGATATCAAGCTGCGGCTGTGGAAGACCAACGGGGCCATGCGCCATCTGGTGCGCAACAGCGACGGTGACGACCTGTTGTTCATCCACGAGGGTGCCGGGCATTTCTACTGCGATTTCGGCCATCTGGAGTTTCGCGACGGCGACTACCTGATGGTCCCGCGCGGTACCGCCTGGCGTATCGAGGCCAGCGAGCCGGTGTTCATGCTGCTGATCGAGAACACCGACGGTGCCTACCAGTTGCCGGAAAAAGGCCTGGTCGGCCCCCATGCGATCTTCGACCCGGCGGTGCTCGACCATCCGCGCCTGGACGATGCCTTCCGCGCGCAACAGGACGAAACCCCCTGGCAGATCCGCATCAAGCGGCGCAACCAGATCACCACCGTGACCTATCCCTATAACCCGCTGGATGTGGTCGGCTGGCACGGCGACAACACTGTGGTGCGGCTCAACTGGCGCGACATTCGCCCGCTGGTGAGCCATCGCTACCACCTGCCGCCGTCGGCCCACACCACCTTCGTCGCCAATGGTTTCGTGGTCTGCACCTTCACCCCGCGGCCGGTGGAAACCGATCCCGGCGCGCTGAAGGTGCCGTTCTTCCATAACAACGACGACTACGACGAAGTGCTGTTCTACCACCGCGGCAACTTCTTCAGCCGCGACAACATTGAGCAAGGCATGGTCACCTTCCACCCTTGCGGCTTTCCCCATGGGCCGCATCCGAAGGCCTTGAAGAAGGCAAGCACCGACCCTGCGACCTTCGCCGACGAGGTGGCGGTGATGATCGATACCCGTCGCGCCCTGGAGGTCGGTGAGGCCGCCGCTGCTGTCGATGTTCCCGAATACGTCAACTCCTGGCGTGCGCCGGGTAAGGAATCCTGA
- a CDS encoding fumarylacetoacetate hydrolase family protein — MKLASLNQGRDGVLVVVSRDLARAVKVPQIAATLQNALDDWSYCKPKLEAVYQRLNDGLEEGAFAFDQTACHSPLPRAYHWADGSAYVNHVELVRKARGAEMPESFWHDPLMYQGGADAFIPPQAPIRLADEAWGIDLEGELAVITDDVPMGANAAEAASHIQLLMLVNDVSLRNLIPGELAKGFGFYQSKPSSSFSPVAVTPDELGEAWRDGKVHRPLVSHINGELFGQPDAGTDMTFNFPALVAHAARTRPLCAGTIIGSGTVSNYDRSAGSSCLAEKRMLEIIEHGEAQTPFLRFGDRVRIEMFDAAGQSIFGAIDQQVERYAH; from the coding sequence ATGAAACTCGCATCCCTCAATCAGGGCCGCGACGGCGTGCTGGTCGTGGTCTCGCGCGATCTTGCCCGTGCCGTCAAGGTGCCGCAGATCGCTGCCACGCTGCAGAACGCGCTGGACGACTGGAGCTACTGCAAGCCCAAGCTGGAGGCGGTCTATCAACGTCTCAACGACGGGCTGGAGGAGGGCGCCTTTGCCTTCGACCAGACCGCCTGTCACAGCCCGCTGCCGCGCGCCTACCACTGGGCCGACGGCAGTGCCTACGTCAATCACGTGGAGCTGGTGCGCAAGGCCCGCGGTGCGGAGATGCCGGAATCCTTCTGGCACGACCCGTTGATGTACCAGGGTGGCGCCGATGCCTTTATCCCGCCACAGGCCCCGATCCGCCTGGCCGACGAGGCCTGGGGCATCGATCTGGAAGGCGAGCTGGCGGTGATCACCGACGACGTGCCCATGGGCGCGAATGCCGCCGAAGCGGCGTCGCATATCCAGCTGCTGATGCTGGTCAACGACGTGTCGCTGCGCAACCTGATCCCCGGCGAACTGGCCAAGGGCTTCGGCTTCTACCAGAGCAAGCCTTCGTCCAGCTTCTCGCCAGTGGCGGTGACGCCCGACGAGCTGGGCGAGGCCTGGCGCGATGGCAAGGTGCACCGGCCCCTGGTCTCGCACATCAACGGCGAGCTGTTCGGTCAGCCCGATGCCGGCACCGACATGACCTTCAACTTCCCGGCCCTGGTGGCCCACGCGGCGCGCACCCGGCCGCTGTGTGCCGGTACCATCATCGGCTCGGGCACGGTGTCGAACTACGACCGCAGCGCCGGTTCCTCGTGCCTGGCCGAGAAGCGCATGCTGGAGATCATCGAGCACGGCGAGGCGCAAACGCCGTTCCTCAGGTTCGGCGACCGGGTGCGCATCGAGATGTTCGACGCTGCGGGGCAAAGCATCTTTGGCGCCATCGATCAGCAGGTCGAGCGCTATGCGCACTGA
- the maiA gene encoding maleylacetoacetate isomerase, whose translation MRTELTLYSYWRSSAAYRVRIALNLKGLAYRQVPVHLVRDGGEQRGEQYRALNPQQLVPLLVDEANGGARISQSLAILEYLDEVFPVPALLPADPLERARVRALALHIACEIHPLNNLRVLQYLAGELGVNDEAKTAWYRHWVAQGLAAVEQGLAELRDGLSMGQRPGYLEACLVPQVYNARRFDCPLDAYPRILARVARCEALDAFSRAVPEVQPDAT comes from the coding sequence ATGCGCACTGAGCTGACGCTCTACTCCTACTGGCGTTCCAGCGCCGCCTACCGGGTACGCATCGCACTCAACCTCAAGGGGCTGGCCTATCGGCAGGTGCCGGTGCATCTGGTCAGGGACGGCGGCGAGCAGCGCGGCGAGCAGTACCGCGCCCTCAACCCGCAGCAGCTGGTGCCGCTGCTGGTGGACGAAGCCAATGGCGGTGCCCGCATCAGCCAGTCGCTTGCAATCCTGGAATACCTCGACGAGGTATTTCCGGTGCCGGCGTTGCTGCCGGCCGATCCGCTGGAGCGTGCCCGGGTACGCGCCCTGGCCCTGCATATCGCCTGTGAAATCCATCCCCTGAACAACCTGCGCGTGCTGCAGTACCTTGCCGGCGAGCTGGGCGTAAATGATGAGGCGAAGACCGCTTGGTACCGGCATTGGGTCGCCCAGGGCCTGGCGGCCGTGGAGCAGGGGCTCGCCGAGTTGCGCGACGGGCTGTCCATGGGCCAGCGCCCCGGTTATCTGGAAGCCTGCCTGGTGCCCCAGGTCTACAACGCCCGCCGTTTCGACTGCCCGCTGGATGCCTATCCGCGCATCCTCGCGCGGGTGGCCCGCTGCGAAGCGCTGGACGCCTTCAGCCGTGCCGTACCGGAGGTGCAACCCGACGCGACCTGA